The following DNA comes from Chromatiales bacterium.
GGCCAATCTCGCACCGATCGACTGGCTCAGGCCGCACTTCGTGACGCCGCAGGGACAGCTCATCAGCAGCATTCACTCGCTGCTGGTCGAGAGTTGTGGCCAGCGGATTGTCATCGACACCTGCCTCGGCAATGACAAGCCGCGCATCGTGCCGCAGTGGAACCGGCGCCAGGGGCAGTTTCTCGAGGAGATCGCCGCGGCCGGCTTTCCGCGCGAGCGCGTCGACTTCGTGGTCTGCACGCACCTGCATCCGGACCATGTGGGCTGGAACACCATGCTCATCGACGGCCGCTGGCAGCCGACTTTCCCCTCCGCGCGCTACCTCTTCAGCGCGCAGGACTGGGCCTGGCTCGACAAGGCGCCGGTCAGTCCGCTCGGCGACTACGCCGGGGATTCAGTGCGACCGGTATTCGACACGGGGCAGGGCGAATGTGTCGCCCCTGATTTCCGCATCACCGACGAGGTCTGGCTCGAGTCGACGCCGGGTCATTCACCGGGCCATGTGTCGATCCGCATCGCATCGCGGGGCGAGCAGGCGGTCGTGACCGGCGACCTCATGCATCACCCCTGCCAGCTGGCCCGGCCGCACTGGTCCAGCCCATTTGATTTCGACAAGGCCATGGCCTTGCGCACCCGGCTCGATTTCATCGCGCGCTACGGCGATGCGCCGGTGCTGGTGTTCGGCAGCCACTTCGCCACGCCCTCGGCGGGCCGCATCGTGCGCGACGGGGATGCCTGGCGGCTCGCGGTCTGAGCGGCCCCGGCCATCGTGTTCATGGTGACCGCTGGCCGGGGCTTTGCTGCTTCTGCAGGTCGACGGTGCTGCGAACAGGGTGATTTCTGCTAGCCTGTGCGGAAAACGAGCATAAACGAGACATCCTGATGCAATTGTTCTCCCGGTTGATGCCCCGAGAGGGGAGGTTTTTTGATTTGTTCAACCAGCATGCCGCTCTGCTGGTGCAGGGTGGTACGGTGCTCGCCGAACTGCTTGAGGATTACGCCAACGTGCCGGCGCGCGCCGCACGAATTACCCGGATCGGTGAGCTCGAGCGGGCGGCCGACCGTGTGACTCACGATACGGTACAGCTGCTGCACAAGACCTTCGTTACCCCGTTCGACCGGGATGATATTCACCGCATGATCTCGCGCATGGACGACATCCTGGACCTGATGCAGGACGCCGCCGAATCGCTGTTGCTCTACGATATCCAGGCCGTCGAACCGGAAGCATCACATCTTGCCGACCTGGTGCGAATCTGTTGCGAAAGGGTGCAGGCCGCAACCGTGTTGCTGTCCTCGATGAAGAACGCGCCATCGATCCTGATGGTTTGCCAGGAGATCGACGGGCTCGAGTCGGATGCGGATCGCGTGATGCGGGGCGCCATCTCCAGACTCTTTCGCGACGAGACTGACGTGCGCCAGGTGATAAAGCTGCAGGCTGTCTACGAACTGCTCGAAACCGCCACCGACAAGTGCCAGGACGTTGCCAACGTGATCGAAGGCGTTGTGCTGGAAAACGGTTGAACATCGATCCGCAGTTCACCTTCAGCACCCTGGTCCTGCTCGTCGGACTGGCGCTCGTCTTCGATTTCATGAACGGCTTTCATGACGCCGCGAACTCGATCGCGACGGTCGTTTCCACCGGAGTGCTGAAGCCCTACCAGGCCGTGGTCTGGGCGGCGATGTTCAATTTTCTTGCCATCGCCATTTTCGAGATGAAGGTGGCGGCTACCGTCGGCAAGGGCATCATTGAACCCGGACTCGTTGACTACCATGTGATTTTCGGCGCACTCATCGGCGCGATCATCTGGAACGGCATTACCTGGTACTACGGCATCCCGTCGAGTTCATCGCACGCGCTGATCGGCGGCATGATCGGTGCGATGCTGGCGAAATCCGGTACCGGCGCATTGCTTGCCCCGGGCATTCTCAAGACCGCCCTGTTCATCGTTGCCTCACCCGTAATCGGTTTTCTGTGGAGTGCGATACTGATCACCACGATATCCTGGATATGTTTCAGGATCCCGCCCAACCGGGTCGATCGCGTCTTTCGCAAACTGCAACTCGTTTCATCGGCCATGTACAGCCTTGGCCACGGCAGCAATGATGCGCAGAAGACGATGGGAATCATCTGGCTGCTGCTGATTGCCTCGGGGGGCGCGACCCGCGAGCATCTGCCGACGTGGGTCATCACGAGCTGCTTCGTTGCCATAGCCTGCGGCACCCTGTTTGGCGGCTGGCGTATCGTCAAGACCATGGGTCAGCGCATCACCAAGATCAAGCCGGTCGGTGGTTTCTCGGCAGAAACCGGCGGTGCGATGGCGGTGTTTTTCGCGTCCGACCTCGGTATCCCGGTGTCGACCACGCACACCATCACGGGTTCCATCATCGGCGTCGGCTCGGCGCAGCGCGGCTTCTCGGCCGTGCGCTGGGGTGTCGCCGGCAATATCGTTGTCGCCTGGATCGTGACGATCCCGGCCTCCGGACTGATCGCCGCCTGCGCCTGGTGGGCAGGTCGTTTCCTGATCTGAACCGGGTCTGGTGCCTGTCTAGCGCAGCGCCGGGATCACGCGCTCGCCGATCAGGCGGATGGCATCCGCGGGGTCGTCGTGTACGCGCAGGGCGATCTCGGTCAGGCCGGCCGCAGCAAAGGCCTTGAGCGTTTCGATGGCCGCATCGATCTGGTCCAGACCGCCGACAAAGGAGATGTTGCGGACCATCTTCGTCACCAGCTCATCGGGCACGTTCTCGATCACATCGGTGCCGCGCAGGAAGGCGTTCAGGAAATCCTGCTCGTGGGCGCGCATCAGCTGGACTTCGTCCGCGTCGAGAAATGGTCTGAAATACTGCTCGCCGAGCCAGCCGCGCAGCATCAGTTCGCGCCGCGCCTCGCGCATCGACGCCGCCGCATCCTTCTTGATGTGCCAGGCCCAGAAGTTGCTGATGCGGAAATCATGCGTCGAGCGGCCGGCGGCTTGCAGCTCGGCATGCGCCTTGCCGATGAAGTCCTTCATCAGCGGCACGACGAAATCGCTGGTGATCAGGCCGTCGGCGAGTTCGGTGGACAGCTTGCGGCTCTGCGGGTGGTTGGAGCCGAAATAGATCAGCGGCGGCGTGTCGGTGTACCACTTCGGCTGGTAACCCCAGACTTTGTAGATCTCGCCGTTGTAATTCATCATCTTGTCGGGCGATGCGCCCTTGAGGATCTCGAGGCATTCGCGGGTGCGCCGGATCATCCGTTCGCGCTTGCCGCCGATGGCCTGCAGTACCGCGCCACCGCCACCGACCATGATCATGGCCCGGCCGCGCGACAACTCGTTCAGCGAAAACAGCAGGTTGGCCATCTTCAGCGGATGCAGTTCGGCCGGACTGACGGCCATCGGCCCGAGCCGGATGCGCGACGACTGATGCGCGAGCAGCGACAGTGTGAAAAAAGGATCGCGCGACCAGCCGTAATTGCTGGACCAGACGCCGCGGGCGCCGTATCGCTCTGCCATCAGGCCGAGCTCGAGAGCCTCCTGTGGCGAGGCGAATTCGTTGAGGATGATGTCGATTTCCATGCGACCAGTCCTTCCATCGTTGCGATCAGCCCGGGAGTCTACTGCAGGGCCGGGACAAGCTGCTCGCCGATCAGGCGGATGGCCGCAGCGCTGTCGTTGTGGAGCTTGAGGGCCACCTGGCTCAGGCCCAGATCCCTGAAGTGCCGGAGACGTTCAATATGCCGGTCGATGTCATCGGCACTGCCCGTGCAACTGAGATTGTCGATGATGCGGTCGATCAGGGCGTCCGGCACGCCGGCGATTTCCGGCGTGTTGTTCTTGTAGGCACTGAAGAACGCCCCGCGGTTTGCTTCCACGAATTGGCATTCTTCTTCGCTCAGAAACGGCCGCAGATACCAGCTGTCGAGCATGCCGCGCAGGGCGAGCTGTTGCCGCGCTTCGGCCACGGCTGTCTGCCGGTCGGCCTTCACATGCCAGGCGACCAGGCCGCTGAGCGGAACGTCCGCACGGCGCCTGCCCGCTGCGGCGAAATTCCGGTCGAGCGTGGCGACGGCGGTGCCGAGGTGGTGTGGCGTGATGTCACCCAGCATGATGTTGTCGGCGACGCGCGCTGCCATGGCCAGCATCTGCGGCTTGTTGGCGCCGACATAAATGGCCGGCGGCGCATCAGTTGCCCAGACCGGTTTGTACCCCCAGACCTGGAAGATCCTGCCGTTGTAGTTGAGTACCCGCTCCGCACTGGTGGCCTGCAGGATTTCCACGCATTCGCGCACCCGGCCGACCATCCGTGTGAGACCCATGCCCATGGTGGCGTTCACGCCGGTGGGTCCGCCGATCAGGATGTTGGCGCGTCCGTGACAAAGCTCGTTCAGGCTGCCCAGCGCCTTGGCGATTTTCAGCGGGTGGAGTTCGTAAGGCGTGATCACCAGCGGGCCCAGCCTGATCCTGCTGGAGGCGAGCGCGAGTGGGCAAAGGCTGATGAAAGGGTCGCGCGAGGAGGGGTAGTTCGAGGTCCATACCGCGCCGATGCCGTAACGCTCGGCCAGCAGGCCGAGTTCGAGGATCTCGCCGGGTGACAGGTCCGGGGACAAAATCACGTCAACGCGCATGCTGCCGAGCATAACGGAAAAACCGGCCCGTCCCCGTCGGGGTCTGACAGAATAGGGGCGTGCAGAACTCACCGTCCCGACACGCAAAGCCGGTCCTGCTGCCGACGCTGACCGGCCGTGCAACACGGCTGGAAACCAATCGGCGTGTGGTCGTCATCGGCGGCGGCCTCGCCGGAATCGCCGCGGCGACAGTGCTCGCCGAGCGTGGCGCCGAAGTCACGCTGCTGGAGCGCGACGCGCATCTCGGCGGCCGCGCCGGCGCCTGGCCTGACCAGCTCCGCGACGGCACGCGTTTCCAGATGGAGCGCGGCTTTCACGCCTTCTTCCGCCAGTACTACAACCTGCGCCAGCTGCTGCGTCGGATCGACCCCGAGCTCGGCTTTCTGGCTGCCACCACCGACTACCCGATCCTCACACCGACCGGTAACGAGTCCTTTGCCGGGCTCAGTCATGCACCGTTGCGCAATGTCGCCACGCTGACCTGGCGAACCGAGACGCTCGGTTTGCGGGACCTGATCAAGGTGAATGTCCCCGCCGCGATGGAGATGCTGCGCTTCGAACGCAGCCGCACCTACGGACAGTTCGACGGGCAGACCGCCGGCGCATATCTGGATTCACTGCGTTTCCCGCCGCTGGCCCGTCAGCGCCTGCTGCATGTGTTCGCGCATTCCTGCTTCAATCCGCAGGCCGACATGTCGGCGGCGGAGCTCTTGCAGATGATGCACTTCTATTTCACCGCCAATCACGATGGCCTGGTCTTCGATGTGGCCAACCGGCCTTTCTCCGCCTGCATATTCACGCCGCTCGGGACCCTGCTCGACCGGCTGGGCGTGTCGCTGCGCACCGGTGTATCGGCGCGTTCACTGGTTCGCCGCGATGACTGCTGGGTCGTTGAAACCGATCGCGATTCCGTGACTGCCGATGCGCTGGTGCTGGCTACCGATGTGTCAGCGGTCAAGTCAATCGTTGCGGCATCACCGACTCTCGATGATGCGAGCTGGCGTGCATCCGTGGACACACTGCGTGTCACCAATGCCTTCGCCGTCTGGCGCCTGTGGCTGGACCGGCCGGTCGCTGCCGGACGTGCGCAATTCGCCGGCACGGCTGGCGTCGGACCGCTCGACAACATCTCCGTCTTCGAATTGCTGGAGGATGAGAGCCGCGAGTGGGCGGCGCGTACCGGCGGTTCGGTGGTCGAACTGCATGCCTATGCATTGGCCGGCGGCACGACGGATACGGAAGCACTCAAGCGCGACCTGCTGGCCGGCCTGCACACGCTCTATCCGGAGACGGCCGGCGCACGGATCGTTGAAGAGCGCTTCCTGCTGCGGCAGGATTGTCCGGCGTTTGCACCGGGCAGCTACGCTGCGCGCCCGGAAACAGCCACACCCTGGCGAGGACTCGCCCTGGCGGGAGACTTTGTGAAACTGCCATTTCCGACCGCGCTCATGGAGCGCGCCGCCGCCGCCGGGTTCCTCGCCGCAAGCACGCTGCTGGATGCCTGGAACGTCGGCCCGGAACCGCTCTGGTCGGTCGCACTGCGTGGCCCGGCTGCCTGGAAGAAAACGGCATGAGTGAGCTGATCATCTTCGGTCGTGAACTCGAGCCGCGTCCGGTCACCTCGACGCTGCCCGACTGGCAGCAGGCGGATCCGCGCTGGATCAGCCAGGCGCTGCGGCGCGCGATGGACAAGCCCGGCGGCGGCTGGTTCGTGGTCGATGATCGCCGGAAGTTCGGTGCGCAGCCGCGCCGCTACCGCATCGATGATCGTGACTTCGTCTTCTGGCAGGGGAAAAACGGCCTGCTGGCCGCCTCCGACACCTGCCCGCATCTGGGCGCATCGCTGAGCGCGGGCGCGGTACGCAACGGCTGTCTGGTTTGCCCCTGGCACGGGCTGGAACTCGGCGAGCGGCCGATGGGGAACTGGGCGCCTTTGCCGGTACATGACGACGGCGTGCTGGTGTGGATACGGCTTGATGATTGCGGTGAGCAGCCCACCGAACGGCCCATCATGGCGCCGCGCCCGGCAACATATCTGGATGCCACGGTGCGCATGGAAGCCCGCTGCCGTCCGGAAGACATCCTCGCCAACCGGCTCGATCCCTGGCACGGCGCGCATTTTCATCCGCACACCTTCGGCCGCCTGCGCGTCATCGAGCGTAGCGACGAGGACATCATCGTGCGCGTGGCTTTCCTCGTGCTCGGCCGGCTGGGTGTCGAGGTGGATGCGCGCTTTCACTGCCCCGAGCCGCGCACGATCGTCATGACCATCGTGGGCGGGGATGGCGTCGGCTCGGTGGTCGAGACACATGCCACGCCGATCGACGATACGCATTGCGCTGTCATCGAGTCCACGCTTGCCACTTCGGACCGCCCGCAAATGAAATACGTACTGCCCCTGGCGCGCTGGATCCGTCCGCTGATCGAGAAGCGGGCCGCGCGCCTGTGGGTCGAGGATGTGGCCTATGCCGAGCGGCGCTGCGCGCTTTCCGTGGCCGATGCGCAGCGCTGAGCAGGAGAAATTGTTCATCATCCGGGGAGCACACCATGAGTACCGCATACCGCTGGGTTGAACCACCCTGGCCCACGACCGAGCTGCCGCGCGAGCAGCTTGAAGACCGGATCCAGCAGCTGCTGGGCTCGACCAACATGTGCGTGATGGCGACGATCGGCAAGAGCGGCCCGATCGCCAGTCCCATCGAGTATTACGCCGATGGTCTCGATCTCTACATCCTGCCGGACCCCGGTACGCCCAAGCTCAGGGCCCTGCAGCGCGATCCGCGCATCTCGGTCGCCGTGCATGGCGCCTACCACGGCTGGCACAGCGCCCGCGGCGTGCAGCTCTTCGGCCGCGCCGAGATCATCGAGCCGCACGCGCCTGGCTGGGAGCGCGGCATGCAGGTTTTCCGCTGGCACGAATGGGTGAGCGACCTGGCCATGGACACCAGCAAACCCTTCGAACGCCAGGTCGTGAAGATCGTCCCCGACAAGATCCTCTACACCGAGACCTGGCTGTGGAAACTGGGCTTCGGTGCAAAGCAGAAGTGGTTGCGCCAGGCGCGATGAACTTTTCGGCAGGGCGCGGTATCGTCGCCATGTTCGTGACCATCGCCGTATTCGCTGATTTTCCGGAGCGCTGGCATGTCGAGTGACAAGAAGCGTGTCGCGGTCGCGGCGCATGAAGTCGCACCGCGAACCAGTCCATCGAGCTATCCGCAACCGTTTGCCTCGCGGGTAAGCGGCCGCATCAAGCGCCAGCTTGGTGAAGTCTTCGGGCTCACCAACTTCGGGGTAAACCTTGTCCGCATGGAGCCGGGTTCTGTATCGGCGCTCCGCCATTCACACACGAGGCAGGACGAGTTTGTCTACGTCCTTGAGGGTACCCCGACGCTGGTAACCGATGCGGGAGAAACGTCGCTGGCCCCTGGCATGTGTGCGGGATTCAGGGCCGGGGAGGGTGGTGGTCACCACCTGGTCAATCGCAGCAGCGCCGTGGTCGTTTACCTTGAAGTCGGCGACCGCACCCCCGGTGATGGTGTCAGTTACCCCGACGATGATCTGGAGGCTTGCTTTGCAGACGGTTCATGGCAGTTCAGGCACAAGAGCGGGGAGCCTTACCGGTGAGCGGCGTTCCGGCTGCGTTTTCCGGCTGTAACTGACGGCGGGCGCGACGGCCTGCGGCGGTCGACGGCGACTTACCTCCGCCCCACAGCATCGATCGGAATCGACAGGATGCGGGCCAGCTTGGGGCGCTCGCTGACCAGGTCGGCGACGGTGTACTCGTTGAGAACATCACTGAAGGCCTTCGCCGCCTCGCCAAGCACCTTGCGCAGCTGGCAGACGCGGGTGATGACACAGGCGTTGTGCTCGTCGCTGAAGCACTCGGCGAGCAGGGCGTCGGCTTCGGTCAGCTGTACAATGGCGCCGACATTTATTTCCTCCGCGGGCTTGGCGAGCGTCAGCCCGCCACCCTTGCCGCGCACGTTGGCAAGAATCCCGTGCTTGCCGAGGAAGTGCACGACCTTCATCAGGTGACTCTCCGAAATCCCGAAGGCAGCGGCGATCTCGGCAATGGTGGCCCGCTTGTCCGGCTGGATGGCCAGATAGATGAGCACGCGCAGGTTGTAATCGGTAAATGTCGTGAGGCGCATGCTGCATATTATGCCTGAGCCGGCTCAGGCGGTTTTACTGGCCGACGCGAGTTCGCCCTGCCTCAGCTCCCCGGGCTCCCGCCCGAGGAGTTTCAGTACATAAGCAGACAGCGCGAGGACCCCGAGTGCAAAGACGATGTCGCCGGGCACCCGCATCCAGACCAGGAACTCCATCACCGGGGAGTGCACGATTTCCGGCGAGCGCGCATACCACAGGCCCTGCGTGATACTTGCCGCTGCCTGATAGATGCCGGCGGGCAGGAGGGACATGAACACCATCATGGCCAGACCCCCGTTGAGACACCAGAAGGCCTTGCCTACCAGTGCTTCGGCATGACGGCCGGGCGCATAAAGGCCGCGCAGGCAGAAGAGCATCAGGCCGATGCCGAGCATGCCGTAGACGCCGAACAGTGCCGCATGCCCGTGGGCTGCCGTCAGGTTGAGCCCCTGCACGAAATAGAGCGATGCAGGCGGGTTGATGGAGAAGCCGAGCAGTCCTGCGCCGACCGTGTTCCAGAAGCCCACGGCGACGAAGAAGAGGATCGGCCAGCGATAGCTCGCGACCCACGGCGCCGCCTTGCTGCGCAGGTAGGTGCGATAGCCTTCGATGCCGACCAGTGCCAGAGGCACCACCTCCATGGCCGAGAACACCGCGCCGAGTGCAATCACCGAGGTCGGTGCACCGGTGAAATACAGATGGTGCAGCGTGCCGAGGATGCCGCCGAACAGGAATACCGTGGTCTCCATGACGATGGCGACGTTGGCGGTGCTGGTCCGGATCAGTCCGAGCCGGGTGAAGATCAGGGCTACCACCGCGGTGGCAAATACTTCGAAGAAGCCCTCCACCCACAGGTGCACCAACCACCAGCGCCAGTATTCGATCATCGAGTAGTGCGTTTCCTGGCCCCACACCAGCGAGGTGGCATAAAAACCGCCGATGCACGTCGCGGACAGAAAGACCATGGCGATCAGCCCGCGCGTTTCGCCTGGCTGGCGCAGTGCCGGCCACAGCGCGCGCCCGAGCAGGAACAGCCAGAACATCAGGCCGACAAACAGCAGGGTCTGCCATACGCGTCCCATGCTGGTGAACTCCAGTCCCTGGTTGCCGATCCAGAAGGCGTAGTCCGTGCCGCGCGCCTGCAGCGTACCGAGCCAGCCGGTAACGGTGGAGCCGACCACGATGGCGACCAGCGCCCAGAACAGCAGATCGACGCCGAGCTTCTGGCCGGCAGGTTCCTTGCCCGAGAGCAGCGGAGCGATATAGAGCCCGGTGGCGAGCCAGGCAGTGGCGATCCAGAAGATGCCGGTCTGCGTGTGGATCGTGCGACTCACCACATAGGGCAGCAGTTCGCCCAGCGGCAGGGAAAAGAAGGTTTGTCCCTCGACGGCATAGTGCGCGGTGATGACTCCCATCGCGACCTGCAGAAGCAGTATCCCGACGACTGCAAAGAAGTACTTGCGGGTTGCAAGCATCGAGGCCGTCGCCTGCGCACCAAACAGCGGATCCCTGGCCGGCACCGCCGGTGGCTCGGGCTCATGTTGCGCACTGTGATACCAGAGCATGGCGGCAATGCCGGCGATGAGCAGAATGATGCTGACGATCGACCAGATGGCGCTGCCCGCGGTCATGCGGTTGCCGACCAGCGGCTCGTGCGGCCAGTTGCTGGTGTAGGAGAGGCCGGTTTCTCCCGGCCGGTCGGTGGCCGCGGCCCATGACGACCAGAAGAAGAAAGCCGAGAGCGCCCTGCGATCGGCCGCGGCCGGCACGGTATCGGCGCTCATCGCATACTGCTCGCGCAGCGTATCCAGCGCCTGCCCGTTGCCGAACAATTCACCATAATGTGCCGAGACGGTGCTGATGGCTGCAGCCCGCGATGCGGGGATGCGCAGTGTCCCGCTGTCGGCGTCGTAGTCGTTGCGGCGCATCTGGACTTTCACCCGCGCGTCGATACCGGCGCGTTGTTCGAAAGTCAGTTGCGCGTACGGTGTTGCAAAGACGCTTGTCGCCAGTTCTTCCCGCAATGCCAGTGCTTCGCGGTGCAACCAGTCGGCCGACCAGTCCGGCGCCACATAGCCTCCGTGTCCCCAGACCGAACCGAGTTGCTGGCCGCCGGCGGCCAGCCAGACCTGCTGGCCGCGCTGGATATCAGCGCCGGTGTAGATGATGCTGCCGTCGTCGACGACAACCCTGGCGGGAATTGGCGGCGCGGCGAGGTAGATTTCCCGGCCTGTCCAGCCGAGCACGGCGAAGGAAAGAACGAAAACCACGGCGAGGGTTTTCCAGATCAGACGGGGAGAGCGCATGGGTCAGCCTTCCGGATTTCATAAGAACGATTAAAGATAGTTCTTATAGTACCCGGCGGCTTCTGGAAAGCAATATATGGGATATACCTTATAGACCTGCCATCCTGCCGGAATTCCGGCAGCTTTGGCGGGTGGCCGTGAGCGGTGCCGCCGGTTCAGCTCTTGTGGTTTGCCACAATCGTCACCAGTACCGATGCGTCCTCGATGCCCCGGAGCGCATGCGGGACGTCGCTCTTCAGGTAGACAAGCTCGCCGGCGCGCAGGGTCTGTTTGCCTGCGCCCGACCCGAGTTCAACGACGCCCTCCAGGCACTGCACCGTGATCTCGCCGTGCACCTTGTGTTCGGCAAACTCGGCGCCCTTCTGCAGGATGAAGCGAAAAACCTGCATGTGGGCGGTTTTCACCAGAGTCGTTGCGATGGCGTCTTTCAGCTGTTTGCCAAGTGGCCGGATATCGATGATTTCGCCGGAATCCGCATGATGCAAGGCCATGATTGTTCTCCACGGGAAATGTTGTCGTTTGTCAGGAGTTACCTGGTGCTGCCTTCCCTGATCAGCTCCCCGACATACTCCACGAAATCAGGATTCTCGGCGAGGCCCTGCTCGGCGAAAGTGTAGTTCAGGCCACGCAGGTCGTTCCTGATATGCATCTGCACGCCATGACTGGCGGCCGCTATGGCCACGACGATGACACGCTTTCCGGCCTTGTCGGCCTGCTGCACCCAGCCGCGCAGTTTGCGCACGTTGGATTCGCGGACCGGCAGGATCGCATCGTCCTGCAGGTTGATGATCCTGACGTCGGCGAATTCCTTCTTCGCCTTGAGGCGGTCGACGTGGGCCTGGATCAGCTTCAGGTCCGGGATGTTGTCTTCCTTGTCTTCGGGGCCATGACCGACGATGAGCACGACCTCATTCTCCGGATCCTTGCTGACCGACTTGATGTTGGCGTAGAGCATCCTGGTGATGACCGGCCGGTCGTTCATGTGTCCTGCATAGCTGAAAGTGACGCCCGGCGGTGCCTTGATCTTCGGCACATCCAGATAACTGGCTTCCGGATACATGCCGAAGATGTACTGCCAGTGGCGCGTCAGCGTGTTGAATGCAGTTGTCGTGCCGCCGTCCACCAGCACGATGTGCTTCACGCCCCGCGCCGCCAGGTCATCGACGGCGGCCTGAATGTGTGCCGAACCCATCATCGCCATGCCGAAGGCGATGGCCATCGGCTGCTTTGCCGCGAGTGGCTCGAGGGATTTTTTC
Coding sequences within:
- a CDS encoding MBL fold metallo-hydrolase; the encoded protein is MQRWKVGDVTITRIIETEDASMSAAIMLPEATPANLAPIDWLRPHFVTPQGQLISSIHSLLVESCGQRIVIDTCLGNDKPRIVPQWNRRQGQFLEEIAAAGFPRERVDFVVCTHLHPDHVGWNTMLIDGRWQPTFPSARYLFSAQDWAWLDKAPVSPLGDYAGDSVRPVFDTGQGECVAPDFRITDEVWLESTPGHSPGHVSIRIASRGEQAVVTGDLMHHPCQLARPHWSSPFDFDKAMALRTRLDFIARYGDAPVLVFGSHFATPSAGRIVRDGDAWRLAV
- a CDS encoding DUF47 domain-containing protein, encoding MFSRLMPREGRFFDLFNQHAALLVQGGTVLAELLEDYANVPARAARITRIGELERAADRVTHDTVQLLHKTFVTPFDRDDIHRMISRMDDILDLMQDAAESLLLYDIQAVEPEASHLADLVRICCERVQAATVLLSSMKNAPSILMVCQEIDGLESDADRVMRGAISRLFRDETDVRQVIKLQAVYELLETATDKCQDVANVIEGVVLENG
- a CDS encoding inorganic phosphate transporter, with translation MNGFHDAANSIATVVSTGVLKPYQAVVWAAMFNFLAIAIFEMKVAATVGKGIIEPGLVDYHVIFGALIGAIIWNGITWYYGIPSSSSHALIGGMIGAMLAKSGTGALLAPGILKTALFIVASPVIGFLWSAILITTISWICFRIPPNRVDRVFRKLQLVSSAMYSLGHGSNDAQKTMGIIWLLLIASGGATREHLPTWVITSCFVAIACGTLFGGWRIVKTMGQRITKIKPVGGFSAETGGAMAVFFASDLGIPVSTTHTITGSIIGVGSAQRGFSAVRWGVAGNIVVAWIVTIPASGLIAACAWWAGRFLI
- a CDS encoding LLM class flavin-dependent oxidoreductase encodes the protein MEIDIILNEFASPQEALELGLMAERYGARGVWSSNYGWSRDPFFTLSLLAHQSSRIRLGPMAVSPAELHPLKMANLLFSLNELSRGRAMIMVGGGGAVLQAIGGKRERMIRRTRECLEILKGASPDKMMNYNGEIYKVWGYQPKWYTDTPPLIYFGSNHPQSRKLSTELADGLITSDFVVPLMKDFIGKAHAELQAAGRSTHDFRISNFWAWHIKKDAAASMREARRELMLRGWLGEQYFRPFLDADEVQLMRAHEQDFLNAFLRGTDVIENVPDELVTKMVRNISFVGGLDQIDAAIETLKAFAAAGLTEIALRVHDDPADAIRLIGERVIPALR
- a CDS encoding LLM class flavin-dependent oxidoreductase yields the protein MLGSMRVDVILSPDLSPGEILELGLLAERYGIGAVWTSNYPSSRDPFISLCPLALASSRIRLGPLVITPYELHPLKIAKALGSLNELCHGRANILIGGPTGVNATMGMGLTRMVGRVRECVEILQATSAERVLNYNGRIFQVWGYKPVWATDAPPAIYVGANKPQMLAMAARVADNIMLGDITPHHLGTAVATLDRNFAAAGRRRADVPLSGLVAWHVKADRQTAVAEARQQLALRGMLDSWYLRPFLSEEECQFVEANRGAFFSAYKNNTPEIAGVPDALIDRIIDNLSCTGSADDIDRHIERLRHFRDLGLSQVALKLHNDSAAAIRLIGEQLVPALQ
- a CDS encoding FAD-dependent oxidoreductase; translated protein: MQNSPSRHAKPVLLPTLTGRATRLETNRRVVVIGGGLAGIAAATVLAERGAEVTLLERDAHLGGRAGAWPDQLRDGTRFQMERGFHAFFRQYYNLRQLLRRIDPELGFLAATTDYPILTPTGNESFAGLSHAPLRNVATLTWRTETLGLRDLIKVNVPAAMEMLRFERSRTYGQFDGQTAGAYLDSLRFPPLARQRLLHVFAHSCFNPQADMSAAELLQMMHFYFTANHDGLVFDVANRPFSACIFTPLGTLLDRLGVSLRTGVSARSLVRRDDCWVVETDRDSVTADALVLATDVSAVKSIVAASPTLDDASWRASVDTLRVTNAFAVWRLWLDRPVAAGRAQFAGTAGVGPLDNISVFELLEDESREWAARTGGSVVELHAYALAGGTTDTEALKRDLLAGLHTLYPETAGARIVEERFLLRQDCPAFAPGSYAARPETATPWRGLALAGDFVKLPFPTALMERAAAAGFLAASTLLDAWNVGPEPLWSVALRGPAAWKKTA
- a CDS encoding Rieske 2Fe-2S domain-containing protein, with the protein product MSELIIFGRELEPRPVTSTLPDWQQADPRWISQALRRAMDKPGGGWFVVDDRRKFGAQPRRYRIDDRDFVFWQGKNGLLAASDTCPHLGASLSAGAVRNGCLVCPWHGLELGERPMGNWAPLPVHDDGVLVWIRLDDCGEQPTERPIMAPRPATYLDATVRMEARCRPEDILANRLDPWHGAHFHPHTFGRLRVIERSDEDIIVRVAFLVLGRLGVEVDARFHCPEPRTIVMTIVGGDGVGSVVETHATPIDDTHCAVIESTLATSDRPQMKYVLPLARWIRPLIEKRAARLWVEDVAYAERRCALSVADAQR
- a CDS encoding pyridoxamine 5'-phosphate oxidase family protein; the encoded protein is MSTAYRWVEPPWPTTELPREQLEDRIQQLLGSTNMCVMATIGKSGPIASPIEYYADGLDLYILPDPGTPKLRALQRDPRISVAVHGAYHGWHSARGVQLFGRAEIIEPHAPGWERGMQVFRWHEWVSDLAMDTSKPFERQVVKIVPDKILYTETWLWKLGFGAKQKWLRQAR
- a CDS encoding cupin domain-containing protein, translated to MSSDKKRVAVAAHEVAPRTSPSSYPQPFASRVSGRIKRQLGEVFGLTNFGVNLVRMEPGSVSALRHSHTRQDEFVYVLEGTPTLVTDAGETSLAPGMCAGFRAGEGGGHHLVNRSSAVVVYLEVGDRTPGDGVSYPDDDLEACFADGSWQFRHKSGEPYR
- a CDS encoding Rrf2 family transcriptional regulator, giving the protein MRLTTFTDYNLRVLIYLAIQPDKRATIAEIAAAFGISESHLMKVVHFLGKHGILANVRGKGGGLTLAKPAEEINVGAIVQLTEADALLAECFSDEHNACVITRVCQLRKVLGEAAKAFSDVLNEYTVADLVSERPKLARILSIPIDAVGRR